One genomic region from Cardiocondyla obscurior isolate alpha-2009 linkage group LG01, Cobs3.1, whole genome shotgun sequence encodes:
- the Plap gene encoding phospholipase A-2-activating protein gives MAKPPYKLSSVLLGHTADVRAVATFLDGTVVSVSRDKTARVWKPTGTGNEYEQSVTLTGHSNFVNSVCVINPSERDPKGYIITGSNDNTICVYIKGETVPTHVITEHQKNVCSLKTGKKEGTFLSSSWDLTAKLWDVSNLSKPQLNLMHHTAAVWCVADLQNGSIISGAADKLVIVWSRDGLVQHKLKGHTDCVRDIVDIKEDEFLTCANDATIRHWNATLGTCLGTYCGHENYIYSIAAISNGTYVYSSGEDRTIRIWYNAEPKQTIVLPTQSIWSIDLFSNGDLVAGSSDGAVRIFSCDPERYANREMLEAFEKEVATTTLNAQVIGDINIKDLPDSRVLLQPGQRDGQTKIVNEGDAVRAYSWSQSEQRWIKIGDVMGSSGGTPATSGKQLFNGIEYDYVFSVDIQDGVPPLKLPYNKGQDPWHVAQEFLHDNNLSQLFLDQVANFIIKNSESAPILNSGSQYVDPFTGGSRYVPELGTSSNTPDVTTQSSTFSSSNTSTSPSYIPHSRYLKFEQANLTAILGKLHELNSKYSDTKQEKIYKISEEKEDAIKELMRNHNQVSEEVRINAISALKSLIDWPNDTVFPVLDIARLAILHKEVNDQLCTEELLPVVRRHIKSDAFLSNQMLTFRLIANMFQHEKGEKLCLDYKDEILKSLLDLQSFGDRQNQVAISTYILNLIVALNKFNDTPGRTKVLNVLFTILPNLNESEAIFRALVGLGTLLAATSDPEDRNELISAVRQSESTLNVLRTISENTSDHSTSNKVINCSKQIIDLII, from the exons ATGGCAAAGCCGCCGTACAAGCTAAGTAGCGTACTGCTCGGCCACACCGCTGACGTGAGAGCGGTCGCGACCTTTCTTGACGGCACTGTTGTGTCTGTCTCTCGGGACAAGACCGCTCGTGTGTGGAAACCGACCGG AACAGGCAACGAGTACGAGCAAAGTGTAACATTAACAGGTCATTCTAATTTTGTCAATTCAGTATGTGTTATAAATCCATCAGAGAGAGATCCTAAGGGCTACATTATTACTGGCAGCAATGACAACACCATATGTGTCTATATAAAGGGTGAAACAGTACCTACACATGTAATAACTGAACATCAAAAGAATGTATGTAGTTTAAAGactggaaaaaaagaaggtacGTTTCTTTCAAGCTCCTGGGATCTTACTGCTAAACTGTGGGATGTGAGCAACTTAAGTAAGCCACAGTTAAACCTTATGCACCACACTGCTGCGGTATGGTGTGTGGCAGATTTACAGAATGGCAGTATAATAAGTGGAGCAGCTGACAAATTGGTAATAGTATGGTCGAGAGACGGTCTGGTACAACATAAATTGAAAGGACATACAGATTGCGTTCGTGACATAGTTGatattaaagaagatgaatttTTAACTTGTGCAAACGATGCTACTATAAGACATTGGAATGCCACACTTGGAACTTGTTTAGGCACTTACTGTGGCcatgaaaattatatctatagCATAGCAGCTATCTCGAATGGTACATATGTCTATTCTTCTGGAGAAGATAGGACTATTAGAATATGGTACAATGCAGAACCAAAACAAACTATTGTTTTACCAACGCAATCAATATGGTCCATTGATTTGTTTTCAAATGGCGACTTAGTTGCTGGAAGCTCAGACGGAGCTGTTAGGATATTCTCATGTGATCCTGAACGATACGCAAATAGAGAGATGTTGGaagcatttgaaaaagaagTAGCAACTACAACTCTGAATGCACAAGTAATCGGAGATATTAACATAAAAGA TTTACCTGATTCAAGAGTTCTCCTACAGCCTGGTCAAAGGGATGGCCAAACAAAAATAGTAAACGAAGGAGATGCAGTTAGGGCTTACAGTTGGTCGCAAAGTGAGCAACGATGGATAAAAATTGGCGATGTAATGGGATCATCTGGCGGTACCCCGGCTACATCTGGAAAACAACTTTTCAATGGCATAGAATATGATTATGTATTTTCAGTCGATATACAAGACGGTGTACCACCTTTGAAACTTCCATACAACAAGGGTCAAGATCCCTGGCATGTTGCACAAGAATTTCTTCATGACAATAATCTTagtcaattatttttagatcaG gttgcaaattttataataaagaattctGAATCTGCTCCTATTTTGAACTCTGGGTCGCAATATGTAGATCCTTTTACAGGAGGAAGCCGATACGTTCCCGAGTTGGGAACGTCGTCTAATACACCCGATGTTACCACACAGTCATCGACGTTTAGTTCTTCCAATACATCTACATCTCCCTCTTATATACCTCATTCGAGGTATTTAAAGTTTGAACAAGCAAATTTAACGGCCATTTTAG GAAAGTTACACGAATTAAATTCCAAGTACTCAGATactaaacaagaaaaaatatataaaatatcagaagaaaaggaggatgcaataaaagaattaatgagAAATCACAACCAAGTGTCTGAAGAAGTCAGAATCAACGCTATTAGCGCATTAAAAAGTCTTATAGATTGGCCGAATGACACAGTATTTCCAGTCCTTGATATAGCACGACTCGCTATACTTCACAAAGAAGTAAATGATCAACTGTGTACAGAGGAATTACTACCAGTTGTACGAAGGCACATAAAATCTGATGCATTTCTCTCGAATCAAATGCTCACCTTCCGTCTGATAGCTAATATGTTTCAACatgaaaaaggagaaaaactCTGTCTAGATTATAAGGATGAAATATTAAAGTCTTTGTTGGATCTACAGTCTTTTGGAGATAGACAAAATCAG GTTGCAATATCGACTTacatattgaatttaattgtagcactaaataaatttaatgatacACCTGGTAGAACAAAGGTtctaaatgtattatttactATATTGCCTAATTTGAATGAATCAGAGGCAATATTTAGAGCTTTAGTTGGACTAGGAACATTATTAGCTGCTACATCAGATCCCGAGGATCGCAATGAATTAATTAGTGCTGTGCGACAATCCGAGAGTACTCTGAATGTTCTTAGAACTATATCAGAAAATACATCTGATCATAGCACATCAAACAAAGTGATAAACTGTTCCAAGCAGATTATAGATTTGATTATCTAA
- the Mkp3 gene encoding dual specificity protein phosphatase Mpk3 encodes MPDSAMEEDLLGPEWLFDELRSQDGPNKLLILDCRAHSDFSDAHIRGSVPLTIPSIMLRRLAAGKVDLLSTIRCLDLRNRVETFLCGDENRRGTFVLIGDSTDAGHQGETLQVLSRRIKTSGGQVVSLIGGFEAFKDKYPEWCENSQTTNECDPGQDNNDGELMGLRSLRISTPPTRSYSDSDSDSTCDSIGPEEDKDFPVEILPCLYLGNAANSEDRESLARHRIQYILNVTPDLPNVFESGGSIKYMQIPISDHWSQNLASFFPQAIQFIEEARSSDKGVLVHCLAGVSRSVTVTMAYLMHKCNLSLNDAFNLVRSRKSNIAPNFHFMEQLLSFEQELRDRGGENKSNDQRCIGACRPNGPCNCPAPSFLSPIDLGLSPDSGIEFDRWASSTPAE; translated from the exons ATGCCTGACAGTGCAATGGAAGAGGATCTTTTGGGTCCAGAATGGCTGTTTGACGAGTTGAGATCGCAGGATGGTCCCAATAAGCTTCTTATTCTGGACTGTAGGGCACACTCCGATTTTTCTGATGCTCACATAAGAGGTTCAGTACCTTTGACCATACCCAGTATCATGCTGCGAAGGCTGGCTGCTGGTAAAGTGGACCTCTTGTCCACAATACGGTGCTTAGATCTAAGAAACAGAGTAGAGACGTTTCTGTGTGGAGATGAAAACAGAAGAGGGACATTTGTTCTAATCGGCGATTCCACAGATGCAGGTCATCAGGGTGAAACATTACAAGTTTTGAGCCGACGAATAAAAACTAGTGGGGGACAAGTTGTTTCTTTAATCG GTGGTTTTGAAgcatttaaagataaatatccAGAATGGTGTGAAAATAGTCAAACCACTAATGAATGTGACCCCGGTCAGGACAATAACGATGGTGAATTAATGGGCCTTAGATCCCTCCGAATATCTACTCCACCAACCAGGTCTTATTCAGATTCTGACAGTGACAGCACATGTGATTCAATTG GACCCgaagaagataaagatttTCCGGTGGAAATTTTACCTTGTTTATATCTCGGTAACGCAGCTAATAGCGAGGATCGCGAGTCTCTAGCACGGCACAGGATACAGTACATACTCAATGTAACACCGGATTTGCCAAACGTGTTTGAAAGCGGCGgctcaataaaatatatgcagATACCAATAAGTGATCACTGGAGTCAAAACTTGGCTAGTTTTTTCCCGCAGGCGATTCAATTTATAG AGGAAGCACGGAGTTCAGATAAGGGAGTGCTGGTACATTGTCTGGCCGGAGTTTCTCGATCTGTCACAGTTACCATGGCTTATCTTATGCACAAATGCAATCTCAGCCTGAACGACGCTTTCAATCTAGTACGTAGTAGAAAGTCCAATATTGCACCAAATTTTCACTTCATGGAGCAGTTGCTCAGCTTCGAGCAAGAATTAAGGGACCGAGGAggagaaaacaaaagtaaTGACCAGAGGTGCATTGGAGCTTGCCGACCCAATGGGCCCTGCAATTGTCCAGCGCCCAGTTTCCTGAGTCCCATTGACCTGGGACTCAGTCCCGACTCGGGAATTGAGTTTGACAGGTGGGCATCAAGCACACCAGCCGAATGA